The sequence gccctacacaaattgtacacggcaatatgtcttccgcaacttgagtatgcgtccgtgatatggaatggcattgctcaatccagcggtaacaccattgaacgagtccagaaaaaattcctcagcatatataaccatcgctttactaaaaatgactctggatctcgttcgaatactgctgaattattatcgctgccatcacttcactgccgacgaaatcgctctgatctcttatttctttacaagctagtccacggtatcatatcctgccctgtacttctcaattgtgtaaattttcgaattccgcgtgagttaaccagagagaacacaccgtttcatgtacccgcctgcttcttccaacactctaccgttcacagaatacaaagtctctataatgttaattttcttgatcttgacgtttttcatagcccacaatcattgtttttatccgagctttgcactgttttgacatagtgtggcacaatgtacaaagtcttcccttctcagtctttccacatagttgtatatatgcaatctacatttttattccccgtcaatatttatcgtgttgtcttattttactcctccccttttgtgttcacttctctttgtctacgtgtttttgctctttttatttctgaaaactgtctgtattgtattgtttatttttattgttttttttgcgtgcgccaccacaaagaccttacggttgttcctgggcacgttaaataaatgattgattgattattattattattattattattattattattattattattattattattattattattattattattatgaactgATGATTCCCCTATTGTGAAAGTGAGGTATTTTATTTGCGTCGCCTTGTttaaatgttttgtttgtgctgTCACTTGTAGTACTGATGAACCCACGTAACCTTATTTTCACACCTCAGGGGGTGGGCCATGGACCTGCCGGCCGATGAGCCCGTCGTTGGCACTTGTAGGGGCGGCAGCCTCGCATATGGCGACACGGCTCCCCAACCCCTATGACAGCGATGGAGCACACACCAGCCAGCCGGTGCTGTCTCTACCGCCGGCACGCATACTTGAGAGCATGGTGACTGGCAGTGAAGACACCATGGAAGAGCTGCTCGGTGAAGGAAGAATTGGCAAACTCGGCAGCATGTCGCAGCTGTTGTGTTGTGCTATGCCAGAATGCATGTATACTGAACGTGATGTCTTATATTTCAGTGATATTCAGTTCCGtgactaatttttttttcgttcagcaaATCGGGAACACAggaacacacaacagacgaaggaagagtGCGGTGTCGttcttcttttgttcgttttctgtCCCTGCGCTCCCACTGCGCTGAACGAAAAATTAATTACCAACTAGACCACCTTTCGATCTTTCCGTGACTAATGCAACTGTCGAAATGATTAGCATGTCTGTTTTACTAGAATTTACGTGTCCGtaattattttttatatatttggtAATACTCTCAATCCCGTCAGGAACTTTTTCCAGGAGTGGGTTCAAAACTGTGTGCGTCATTATGCATGCACACAATTATGCAGTAGTAGATATGATTACAAAAAATTATACAAAATAATAATGCTAATTACTCCCCATAGAGAGCATACCGGGCTGTTGACAGAAAGGAATGCTGTGTAAACAGACTGATATCACCCCAAACCGTTCTAATGTACTTCTGTGTGATTTAGCATGTACTTGCACGACATGTTTCACATCATGGCTAGCTTGCTGGCCAGCACACCTTTGGACGTGTAATTCAACTATGTTCTTTGTGTGCAGATGCCCTTTGCCCAGCACCACGCCCCGGGCAGCAAAAGGCTGACTTGACAAAAAAGCCAGTACATATCAACTGCGAGAGATAAAACTCGCCAGTCAACTCAACAATGTGCTGCCATTGAAGCACTGGTTCATGAAGGACAGTCtctttttcgtaatttgtttctcttgcatgTTTCTATGTACGTTGTCTTAAAATTGCTTAATGAAACATTGAAACTTACACCGATAATATCAGTTAAAGAATAAATATTTTGAGTACTTTATGGCAACGTAACTAATTATGCATGGCTGTGCCCATCTGTTATTATCATCAAGGTGTTTGTGTCGTGTCATTGTTGCATGCAACTAGCACCTGTTATTCGTTTTCATAATTGCACTATGAACAGAGTAATTTCCATTATTGTATGTTCACGTAGAAGCATGGAAACACAAAAGTTTGCCTGCACCGAAAAGCTACAAATGTTAAAAGGCCTTTCTGATTACATAGAGTGCCGGTAGGGCACCAGTTCTGTTTCTTTTGTGTATGCAGACACTCCCAATATCGCACCATGACCAGCTCTTGAAGTCTCGGCTCAACCAGGAGCTATGGGCTTGCGGACATCTACAGTGCAGGCGCCTTCAGTCATAGAGCCCAGCTCCACGCTGCTCCAGTAGTGCTGGCGACATGTGGTCTCTCAAGTTGGATTGTGTGAAAAACATGTAGCAGGCGTATTGCAGATAAGTTGTTTCTCCACCTAATCGAAGCGGTTTGTTACTGCTTAAGTTCATGTAGCTAGTAAAGTAAAAATAAATTTCTTATGACTCTGGCAGCCATGCAGTTAGGTGTACTTTTATCCAAGAAGTTATGTGTAAAATCAGGCCACCTTTTGACATTAGATGTGTGTGATTAACATATTTCATAGACCTCAGAGAAAGATGCTGTATGTACAGTTATTCCAAATGAAATGCTTCTCATGTACGCTGCAGTAAAGCGTTAGCAGCTGCTGCCGTGGCAATGCTGAGGTTAGAATGAATGCAGTATTCAAGTTTATATCTGCAAGTAACACTGGCCCCCTGCTACACTTTTATTTTACTTGCTGGCCTGAGTTGCACAATGGAGCCAAAAGTGCCTTCCATTTACGTGTGTAGCTGATTTGTAGTAGCTGTCTGAATACGATTCGTGCATGTCTGTGCATTTATACTCGTACCAACTTCTAACAGTGATACCGACACCGCTTACGTGTGTGAACTTTCTCAACCCTTATGCAATTGTTTTTTGTTATGTGTGCAGACATGTCATTCGAGCCAATCCTGCCAGCAACGGAAGGTGCTGCCTCCGCAGTATTGCATGCAGTGCCACCATCCATGACAGATCCCCCTGCAAGTAGCACTGAATGCGCTCACTCGGTGCCTGCTGAAGGGAGCAACGTGCCACGAACAGCGCCGACAGCTGCTCCACGGGGAAGCGGGAACGCTTTGGCTGGCGCAGATGCACCCCTGCCATCGAGATCGGCACGAAGCCGCACAGCAGCAGTAGAGCGGGTGCTCGCCCCAGAAGTTGCTGCCCGAATGGAGGCGATAAAAAATGATGAGCGACGCAAAGCGGAGCTGCATGCCGTGGAGCTGCGTCTGCGTAGGCAGCAGCTGTCCCAGCAACGACAGCTGCACAGCATGCGAATGAAGCAGGAGCAGGAGCTCTATAAAATTCAGGTGCGGCTCCTggagcagcagctggagcagcaAAAGTCGCGCTTTGAAATGGAGtgccagaagcagcagcagcacgcaGACAAATAAATGATTCGTTGTCTCTCACACACATTGTTTTTATGTGCAAGACGTACGGCACAGCTCTGGTGAAGGATAAAAATATGCTGCGAATTGGCAAGCATGGATAGGAAACCTAAAACAGGACCAAAGTATGTACATTAAGGATGTGTTACACATGTCAAAGCAGAAATCTTGATTAACATTCAATGGCATTCCACCTTGTTACACGAGAGAGTGCTGACAAGTTCCTGGTTTTGCACAGACAGTGTACAGTGACACCTTTGAAAGCGCACAGTTATTCATAGTGATTCCTTCTGAAGCAGATGTCCCTTCTACATTGATGTTTCACTTTTATGGTTGCCTAAAAAAAAGCCTTGCTATAAGTCGTCAAAACAGCCCTCAGGAGCATGTCTGACGATAACGTCGTCATAATGATGTCTCTTCAAGACATCATTAGGACATCTTTAAAGATACTGTAGTTGTGAAGGACCAGGTCACGTGAATATGAGCGATACAGGGCGACTTTGGAACACAAAACCTCAGTTTGGCAGGCACAACTCGCGACATCTGTGAGTGTTCATTGCCGACTGTTCCAAAATTCCTGCACCCACTTCTGACATGCTCCCAGAAGATTCTAGGAACTGGACTGTATTTTTGGCAGGTATTCACTTATTTTTAAGAATCGGCTTGTATTCAGCATAGCTTGTTACCGGATTTTTCGAGATTGTTGGGAGGCCTCTGTGCGATTCACGTTCAATGGCAAAATGTCATGTCTTAAAACGAGGGAGCCCGCTTTTTAATGAGCCGTATGGACATCTCCCCTCAATGTTTCTGACATTTCAGCGTGACTGATCTTTGAAAACTttcggttatggcgctcggctactgaccggaaggtcgcgggatcgaatcccggccgcggcggctgcattttcgacggggGCGACAAtactgaggcctgtgtacttaatttaggtgcacgttaaactaCAGGTagtcaaaatatccggagccctccactatggcgttcctcataatcatattgtggttttggaacgttaaaccccgtaTATCTTACTTGCGGAATTATTTGACAAAGTATCAAGTTTTCGTACGATTTTAGGTGTCTGTTTCATTTCTGAGCGAAAGGTGATGAAGCCACGAACTTCTCAACACCCCCTAAACGTGCACATACGTGCGCGTTCGGCATCGCGAACCGAGCAACGTGTCCGTTTGGTTTGCCACATCAGGCTGCGGCCGCCTCAAGTGCTGTGGTATCACGACAGCTGGTGGTTTCGGGTCCTGCCTGAGGACTGCCAGGTGGTGCAGGGCAGCACAGGCTGTTGTGGTGACAGCAGAACGCTCCGCCAGGTGTTGCAGCCCCATGTCCAAACACGGGAAGCGACGCTTCCACACACCAAAGGCCCTCCCGATGGTGTTTCGGGTGCGGATGTGAGCTGCTTGATACCTACATAAAAAATATGTTGCTCTTTGAACTTACACTCAATACTCGAGGACGAACATTACACTTTGGGATCATAAGGAAACCAAGTATTGCGGCCAGCGTTAATATTCTATTATAAGGGATATAATCagtgcacaaaataaaaaaaaagtatacatgcACCATGCTTATTCTAATTAGGCCTTAAGCACAATAGCTTGGAAATAATTCCGCCAGTTTCATAAAGTAAACCAAACCTAAATGTTTACTACTAACCGGCTCTCGGGGCTGTCCGGCGGCGCGTCAGCCGTCGGGGTCATGAGAAAGGAGAGGAATGGGTAGCCAGCGTCGCCAAGCAGGAGACCCGGCACTCGCTTCGTCTCGTAGAGAACGCGTGCAGGGCTGTTGTCGAATATACGGCTGTCGTGCGCGGATCCAGGCCAGCTGGCGACGACGTCGAAAAACTGAAGCTTCGGCCCTGCAATCACctattgaaaaaaaattgcatgttGTGCTGTTTTTCTGCTGGAACAAAAGTAAACTACGTACATCATGCATGCGTTATCTTCTTTCAGTGTAGTAGCATTCACTGTTATTTCTGGCTACAGccaaataatttcaaatacgTTGCAAGACTATTCCATTCGTGTGCCTCTTAAAGCTGTAATCACGCGACGGGCGTGATCGCGGACGAGTTGCTTGACATGTGACGTGATTCGGATCGCTCTGCAGCTAGCATTCACAAGAGAGGGGTGAATTCACGCTACAGGGGAGGATTTTGGTATTGCCCGTTGAGCatcccaactgtgatttgggcctcCGTCGTTTCGCGAATCGCTCCGCGCGGATCTAAGGAGGACCGCGTGGAACAGGTGACGTTGTACGTAATCCTGATCAGGCTCGAAGCGCGATTCgctccgtcgtgtggatacattTTTACACGGGCGCAGCGCCGCGCAGTCAAAAGGACGCTCCACCGTTCAGAAGAGCTTCAACGGGGCCCTAATTGAGTTATTGATAATTACCGTGGCTGATTCTTTCTGTCAATGTGCAGTTTATGGCATTGTTTATTTAAATTGCAAAAAGTATTTATAATGACATTATGCAATGTGAATGTTAAGTTATTATTCTTTAAAAATTACCGCAAAACTAGTAACATTAAAAGAGAAAAAGTAGCAAGTTACCTGAACGTTTATCGAGAAGCAGCCCTTCCGGTTGCGGTACACTTCTCCGTCCGGCCCACCAGGCGGTTTGATGCGGATGTGGGTGCAGTCTATGCACCCTGTTACCCCAGGAAATTTGGCGATGCCGTAGAACCCCACCATCGTTTCGCGGAACCCGTCGTCAGAGTTGGGGAACTGCACGACGTCCGGGAACAAGTGCGTGGCGATCAGCCGCGACACACGTTCAATAACGCGGCTCACAGTCGGCTGTGACACATTCACGAGGTCGCCCGCCACAACTTCAAATGTGCCCGCTCCATAGAAGCGCAGCGCAATCAGAAGCTGTATCACCGGTGGAAGAGGGTGGCCACGGTTGCTGCAGCTCTCCCTCAAGGGGCAAGCACTCGAgcagcttttaaagacgatagtctttcttggggaacctaaacgcagaaattttggtctgtctttctgtttgtcggcacgtcactcgattcagccacccggccaaagttgaaccacttgcccaagggccagccatcttgaacggctgactaggttcatacttgtgtacattgttcaTCAAAAAACAAAcactacgcatatctgaggcacaacatcactaggtaagtattaggtggtgtgttcctttattagaaaatacatagatacgtaattctagagaccctcgtttcttaagctgcgctcaaaatgcgactgcgctgaaacttgccttcccctgtgccttctgcacgagctcattgttgtgtttcggtttcggttcagtattgcactgtacgaatgccacggggcgccgctctggcattcctgttttacccaggcgacgtgtaaataaaagagtgtatggagagtactcgttgagtgaggACGtttattctgcttcggcgcttcgcgccaaaccgcgtgttcgggctggctggtgtccccgccggtcgcgttggtcaccgccagtctgCTGGtgcgctgggactaccagcccgtaacacagcactcatgtttcccgacgtattgccagatggcgtccatatctcacgcagcgcctcttctatcgtgtttagacgacatttgcagcgaagcacgcagatacgtggccaattttttcacGCTGCTCTTCGTGAAACGGAAGCGCGCGAGGAATTCGCTGTCCGTGAGATGTTCCATGAGGTGCGACCTGTCCCTCAAGAGTGGCCGCGGTATGCTTACGCAGTCCTCTACGTCGCTGAACTGTTcgtcaacacggagcacataTTGGACAAACGAAGCGTAGTCCGCCATGATACTTGACTCAAGGAGCGATTCAAGGTAGCTTCCGCGCTACCTtgacaatctcaagtgaaacactcgagATTTCCCCAAGTCGAGCtacgtttcgagtgaagggcgatttgtgaatcgCAAAACGGCCCTGAAGAAGCGTTTCTagtgaagggtcgagtcgaggagcgtttgtgaatacgggggttaatTTTGGTAACAATTAAGTGAAGCTTGTTTAAGTTCAGCCAGTCATATAATAAATCAaaataaatctttttttttcacgctttgCAGGGATGCATTTGAAAAGATTGGTGTCATCTGCATACATGACTATATTCGTTGCAGGTGAAATGCTTGGTAGGGCATTAATGTTCATGTTAAAAAATACCGGGCCAATTATATATATCTTCCACTGGGTAGCGCATAAAACACGGGCACAAAGATAGAGAAGTAGACATCCCTGCGGTGTATATCCCTGCGGTACTCCAATCTGTATTTTACGATGTGGAGAGGTCAACTGATCGAGTGAAGCATACTGAAACAATCCGTTAAGTAAGTCCACATGAGATCTAATGTTGTATCGCATATCCCAGATTTATAAATTTTAGATAACAGTATTTCATTATTCACACTGTCAAATCCTTTACGCGGGTCCAGGAATAAACCAACAGTGTATAAACGATTCTCAATATTTTGCTAGTATGTGATCTTTTACTTTGAGGAGCGCATCCTCACATCATTTATTTTTCTGAAATCTATATTGCGATGTACCTAATATAGCGTGCTTATTTAAAAATTCTTCCAGTCGTGAGTTTACAACAGCCTCAAAAAGTTTTGAAAGGAGCGGTAGTTTTGATATAGGCCGGAAATTATTTACAGAATGGCCTGCACTCCCTTCGTGAATTGTGGAGACTTGGGCTATCTTAAGTTTGCTTGGGCAAATTCCGCATTCGTAAATTCGATTGATGAGGCGGCTTAGGACTGTAGATAAGATATCTGATACATATTTTATGGGAGATGCCAGTATACCGTGAAATCCCGCAGCTGCATTGAACTTAAAacagctgattaccctttcaacTTCCCTTGGTGTCGTACAAAATAATGGAAAAGAATTTGGCACAGATTATTTCGCTTCAGTGAGTCTTACTATATTAGTGGGCGTTCTCACCTCGTGTTCACAAAGTAATGTGCTGTCGTTATTGTGGAAAGCAGGAATGAATATGCTGTGttaaaaagaaaggcaaaaaagatATCATCTCAAGCAGAACTTTATGAGAGGAAAGATATCATCGTCTCAACTCGCAACATGTTATGTGCGAGAGCGTGGAGGCCGATTCCTGACTGGATGACGAGTTAGTCTCAGTACCTACTCTAACACTATGGCGATTCTGAATCGTTAGCATCGTACGACACGATATTATCATAGCACGGCTCCGTTAAAGCTACGTTCTTTCATTTGATAACTATTGAATGTCAATATGGCTGTCGGCGAACATGTTGTTGCAAAACGCCGCCTGTCTTTCTACATATACTTCGGTCGGACAATTGCCCATTTGCCATTGTTTCTAGCCATAGGATTTCTGGCATGTCAGCGCTACTGAGTGCGGCAATACAGCGAGATCCTGCTTGAAATAAGGATGCATCAGCGCAAACAGATGCGTACAAGAGATACAACACCTGAGCACGAGCGCTGTGTACACACAACATTTGTGTGTACCTCTTTTGCGTGTGCCTCTCTTGTGGGCGTCTGATTGTGCTGGCACTTCCTTTTTTCAAAAGAACCTGCCGAAAAAGAAGTAATAATGGATACCCTGCTGATGCAGTCCGCGCTGCGAATATTTTCTGACTGACTATTCGCCTTCATCTGCGGGAATGAAGCATAACGAGGAAATAGAAGCGCCAATACCTGCCTTTGTTTTGTGCACATTGTCGAGCCTTAACGAGAGCGCCGAGACCACTCGAAACTCTTGATTATCCGCCTAACCGCAGCTTAAGCAATTTTATCATCACTACCAACAACGTTTTTGcaacagtatggagagctgggcgagttggtttgaggacattcttggaaacatttcggcgcgcgcacaaaagacggaaacgaaaggcgagaagacaaacgggcgcgaactcacaactaagtttattgaaggaagtacacgaaatatataacccagggtagctcaagagcgcatgtgcgtaaaaagaatcaaacaaacaaacaagcaaaacataaggaaacataagaaaaaatacatcatgacagtaatattgcagaagtaactacatcgtgcagcagattttaaaagtcaagtgctactcaaaaaggtgaactccttgtcagttagtacaatcgatgggttgcttacgcatttatcagcacaccttctaatgtggaaagcttcaactatttcccgagttatcttgtctttatgataaaacaaaatgttagtatcacaccacacaggatgacattggcagttcctgcaatgctcggctagatgggagttattactattatccaatgacttcatatgttcattaaggcgagtgttgacgcatcggccagtctgacctatatacacccgaccgcaggttaagggcaacaaataaactgcccctatcctgcacctcacgaactttccgctttcttttgaaaggcaaacacatttattcttcttgattttttTGTCGAATTTTTGGTCCACCGCACGACAGATACGTTGAATCTTATTGGGTGCACTGAAAACAACCTCTACACCGAACCGATTGGCTATGTGCTTTAGCTGATGGGAAAAACGATGAATGTAAGGTAAAACAACGAAGCGTTTGCGTTGAGTGTCTTTCTTTGTAGAACTATGCTCCGATCTAGCCTTTAAAAACTTAATAATCTTTTCAACAGCTCTGCGTACAACATTGTCTGGGTATGCAGCCATTTTTAGACGGTTGATTTGACTTGAAAATGCTAAACTCATAGTATGAATGCATGACTTCGACAGGGCACTCCTCAGACAAGACACTGCAATTCCATTCTTTACAATTTTGGaatggcctgagctatagttcaGAAGAGATTTTACTGACCGAGGATTATACATCCAGCATGTGTGTCCTGATTGTAGGTGCAGTGTTAAGTCTAGGAACTGCAACTGATTATTTTGGGCAACCTCATGTGTGAACTTGAGACCCATCCCATATTCCCTAAACACCTTCAAAACATTCACAACATTGCTGCCTTGCACGTCTTTCtcagaaataattaaaaaatcatcGACAAACCGAAAAACCTTTTTAGCCAAACCAAGCAATCCTTTATGAATATTTCTGTCTATTCTGGCCATGAAAATATCGCTAAGAACGGGGGCTACATTTGAGCCAATGCAGACCCCTGAATTCTGGACAAACATTTCACTTTGCCAACCAACGAATGTAGATTTTAAATAAAAGGACAAGATTTCCAAAAAGTTGGCAACTGATACCCCGCTATCATTCGTAAATTTAACTTCATCATTGTCATCACAGATGCACGACTTGACACTTTTCATTAGTTCCGCGTGGGGAATAGAATAGTACAGGTCTTGTACGTCGACACTGAAGGCATTACAACTACCTGGATTATCGTTGCTTAAATATTTAACGACAACTTCCGAATTTGGTATTACTAGCGGGTCACAAATCTTCAGCGTCGAAAGGTGTTTGTGAAGATAACAAGCTACTTCAAGTTGCCACGTGTTTCTTTCAGACACTATTGCTCTAAACTGTTGATCTGGCTTGTGCGTCTTACAAGAGAAGAATACTTCTAAATGCATGCTTTTTGCTCTTTTGGCTGCTGAAGCCAAGCTTTCTAGGTTAAGCGAATTCAGAAAAACCGTAGCTTGTTGCTTGACCTTTTGAGGTTTTAcatcaattttcttgaaattttTGGTAACGGCTTGATTCGCTTTTTCACCAAAAACACCATCCGGCATTAACACAAAACAGCCCTCTTTATC comes from Rhipicephalus sanguineus isolate Rsan-2018 chromosome 7, BIME_Rsan_1.4, whole genome shotgun sequence and encodes:
- the LOC119398528 gene encoding putative nuclease HARBI1 translates to MADYASFVQYVLRVDEQFSDVEDCVSIPRPLLRDRSHLMEHLTDSEFLARFRFTKSSVKKLATACPLRESCSNRGHPLPPVIQLLIALRFYGAGTFEVVAGDLVNVSQPTVSRVIERVSRLIATHLFPDVVQFPNSDDGFRETMVGFYGIAKFPGVTGCIDCTHIRIKPPGGPDGEVYRNRKGCFSINVQVIAGPKLQFFDVVASWPGSAHDSRIFDNSPARVLYETKRVPGLLLGDAGYPFLSFLMTPTADAPPDSPESRYQAAHIRTRNTIGRAFGVWKRRFPCLDMGLQHLAERSAVTTTACAALHHLAVLRQDPKPPAVVIPQHLRRPQPDVANQTDTLLGSRCRTRTYVHV